The Methanomassiliicoccales archaeon genome has a window encoding:
- a CDS encoding response regulator, with protein MIKVLMVDDNVEHIQLCSEFLPDDEFEVDAAYTGGQAIDKLKTRKYDIIILDYKLPDINGIDLLKKIRPMGLQIPVLFVSALDDPDLSFEAMKEGACDYIVKTFQYYNKLHERIIENLENCKMR; from the coding sequence ATGATCAAAGTGCTCATGGTAGACGACAACGTTGAACATATCCAGCTCTGCTCGGAATTTTTGCCAGATGATGAGTTCGAGGTTGACGCTGCCTACACCGGCGGTCAGGCCATTGATAAGTTGAAGACCAGAAAATACGACATCATCATCCTTGACTACAAGCTGCCGGATATCAATGGGATCGATCTGTTGAAGAAGATCCGGCCGATGGGTCTTCAGATACCCGTTCTTTTCGTATCCGCCCTGGATGATCCCGACCTGAGTTTCGAGGCTATGAAGGAAGGGGCATGTGACTACATAGTCAAGACATTCCAGTACTATAACAAACTACATGAACGCATCATCGAGAACCTGGAAAATTGTAAAATGCGATGA